The following is a genomic window from Streptomyces sp. BHT-5-2.
CGAGGTTGTGCTCCATGCCGATCTCGGCGGCGTTCTCGACCTGCTCGGGCGTGCCGCCGAGGACCTCGGCGAGACCGCCGGCGGCCATCGAGCAGGCGGAGCCGACCTCGCCCTGGCAGCCGACCTCGGCGCCGGAGATGGAGGCGTTCTCCTTGAAGAGCATGCCGATCGCGCCGGCCGCGAGGAGGAAGCGCACCACGCCGTCCTCGTCGGCGCCCGGGACGAAGTTGACGTAGTAGTGCAGGACGGCGGGGATGATGCCGGCCGCGCCGTTGGTGGGGGCGGTCACCACCCGGCCGCCGTCGGCGTTCTCCTCGTTGACGGCCATGGCGTAGAGGGTGACCCACTCCATGGCGCGGGCCGCCGCGTCGCCCTCGGAGCGCAGCGCGCGGGCGGCGTTGGCGGCCCGGCGGCGGACCTTCAGACCGCCGGGGAGGATGCCCTCGCGGGACATGCCGCGGTCGACGCAGCCCTGCATGACCCGCCAGATCTCCAGCAGGCCGGTGCGGATCTCCTCCTCGGTGCGCCACGCCTTCTCGTTCTCCAGCATCAGCGCGGAGATGGACAGGCCGGTCTCCCGGGAGAGCCGCAGCAGCTCGTCGCCGGTGCGGAAGGGGTGGGTCAGGACGGTGTCGTCGAGCTTGATCCGGTCCTCGCCGACCGCGTCCTCGTCGACGACGAAGCCGCCGCCCACCGAGTAGTAGGTCTTCTCCAGCAGGGGCGCGCCCGCCGCGTCGTAGGCGAAGAGGGTCATGCCGTTGGCGTGGTACGGCAGCGAACGGCGGCGGTGCAGGATCAGCTGGCTCGACTCGTCGAAGTCGATCTCGTGGGCGGTGCCTATCTCGGCGCCGAGGAGCCGCAGCCGGCCGGTGGTGCGGATGCGCGCCACCTCGTCGTCGGCGGTCTCGACGTCGACGCTGCGCGGGGAGTGGCCCTCCAGGCCCAGCAGCACCGCCTTGGGGGTGCCGTGGCCGTGGCCGGTGGCGCCCAGTGAGCCGAAGAGCTCGGCGCGGACCGAGACCGTCTGGGCGAGCAGACCGTCCTTCTTGAGCCGGCCGGCGAACATCCGGGCGGCGCGCATGGGGCCGACGGTGTGGGAGCTGGACGGGCCGATGCCGATGGAGAAGAGGTCGAAGACGGAGATGGCCACGGGGGCTGACTCCCTTGTCTGCTCGTGGTGGACGGTGGAGCACATCGGGACAGGAATGGGGTGTTTTCCGGCCCGACTGTCGAGCGTAACCCGCTCGCGGGGGAATGCCGCCGGACGGGAGGCGG
Proteins encoded in this region:
- a CDS encoding L-serine ammonia-lyase, which encodes MAISVFDLFSIGIGPSSSHTVGPMRAARMFAGRLKKDGLLAQTVSVRAELFGSLGATGHGHGTPKAVLLGLEGHSPRSVDVETADDEVARIRTTGRLRLLGAEIGTAHEIDFDESSQLILHRRRSLPYHANGMTLFAYDAAGAPLLEKTYYSVGGGFVVDEDAVGEDRIKLDDTVLTHPFRTGDELLRLSRETGLSISALMLENEKAWRTEEEIRTGLLEIWRVMQGCVDRGMSREGILPGGLKVRRRAANAARALRSEGDAAARAMEWVTLYAMAVNEENADGGRVVTAPTNGAAGIIPAVLHYYVNFVPGADEDGVVRFLLAAGAIGMLFKENASISGAEVGCQGEVGSACSMAAGGLAEVLGGTPEQVENAAEIGMEHNLGLTCDPVGGLVQIPCIERNGMAAVKAVTAARMSLRGDGRHHVSLDKVIKTMKETGADMSVKYKETARGGLAVNIIEC